Proteins from one Calonectris borealis unplaced genomic scaffold, bCalBor7.hap1.2 HAP1_SCAFFOLD_35, whole genome shotgun sequence genomic window:
- the LOC142076241 gene encoding olfactory receptor 14C36-like — MSNGSSITQFLLLAFADTRELQLLHFWLFLGIYLAALLGNGLIITAIACDHRLHTPMYFFLLNLSLLDLGSISTTVPKAMANSLWDTRDISYSGCAAQLFLLAFFITAEYCLLTVMAYDRYIAICNPLHYGTLLGSRACVHMAAAAWASGFLHSLLHTVNTFSLPLCHGNAVDQFFCEIPPLLKLSCSHSYLREVGLLVVSACLAFGCFVFIVVSYVEIFRAMLRIPSEQGRHKAFSTCLPHLAVISLFVSTIMFAHLKPPSISSSALDLVMAVLYSVVPPAVNPLIYSVRNKELKDALRKLFEDALLQHQ; from the coding sequence atgtccaatggcagctccatcacccagttcctcctcctggccttcgcagacacgcgggagctgcagctcttgcacttctggctcttcctgggcatctacctggctgccctcctgggcaacggcctcatcatcaccgccatagcctgcgaccaccgcctgcacacccccatgtacttcttcctcctcaacctctccctcctcgacctgggctccatctccaccactgttcccaaagccatggccaattccctctgggacaccagggacatctcctactcgggatgtgctgcccagctctttctgttagcctttttcatcacagcagagtattgtcttctcactgtcatggcctacgaccgctacattgccatctgcaaccccctgcactacgggaccctcctgggcagcagagcttgtgtccacatggcagcagctgcctgggccagtgggtttctccattctctcctgcacacggtcaatacattttcactacccctctgccatggcaatgctgtggaccagttcttctgtgaaatccccccactcctcaagctctcctgctcacactcctacctcagggaggttgggcttcttgtggttagtgcctgtttagcatttggatgttttgttttcattgtggtgtcctacgtggagatcttcagggccatgctgaggatcccctctgagcagggacggcacaaagccttttccacgtgcctccctcacctggccgtcatctccctctttgtcagcaccatcatgtttgcccacctgaagcccccctccatctcctcctcagctCTAGATCTGGTcatggcagtgctgtactcagtggtgcctccagcagtgaatcCCCTCATCTACAGCGTGAgaaacaaggagctcaaggatgccctgaggaaactatttgaagacGCATTACTGCAGCATCAATAA